The Spirosoma oryzicola region ACAATTTCCCGCAGCTTATCCATCAGGCCATCCCAAAGATCCTTTAGTTCGTCTTCGTCGGTGGTCGGTGAGTAATCTGTTACGCGCAAAAACGTCGACTGAGTAAGTTCGGATTGATCCACGCGGAAATCAATGTAATTATTGTCGGCTCCACTCTCCGCCGTATCCAGAAATTCAAAGCGCACGCCTTTGTTCTGCCGCATCGATACCTGCCGGGCAATGTGGCTCTCGTTGTCCCATTGAAAATCGTACCGTTGTTCAGGCATCGTATTGACTTTATTGGCGAACCATTGCGATAAGCCGGATGCCGTACTGATGTAAGGAAACAGCATTTTGGGCGAAGCCCGGAGTTCATATTCGACAACAAATTTAAATTTCTCCATAGCGACTCATTTAGAAAAAGGAACAGGGATACACATCGGACGCTCAGCCCGTTAGTTCACAAACGGAATTAACGGCTGATGGGGTCTGAACAAAGGTAAACGATTTTTTTTGCGAAAGTCAAC contains the following coding sequences:
- a CDS encoding START-like domain-containing protein: MEKFKFVVEYELRASPKMLFPYISTASGLSQWFANKVNTMPEQRYDFQWDNESHIARQVSMRQNKGVRFEFLDTAESGADNNYIDFRVDQSELTQSTFLRVTDYSPTTDEDELKDLWDGLMDKLREIVGS